CGAGCGTCACCCCGGGGCCGTCGGTGGAGAAGGCCCGGACGGCGGCCTCCAGGAGGCGATCGCGGTTGCGCCTGGCGTCGGCGCGCAGCGGCCGGGAGCCGGTGGCCGTCATGGGCTCCTCCTTCGGAGTCGGGGGCTCGGGACGCGGCGCCGGGAGCCCGGGTTCTGGGTCAGTGGCTCAGGACGAGGAGCCAGGGGCCCGGGTCGTGGGCCGAGGGCTCGGGACGGGGAGTCGAGTACGGGCCGCGGTCGAGGAGTCGGTTCGCGGCGGTGGTGGCTTGGTTCGCGGAGGCCGGTTTGCTAAACGGAGGAGACTCCGCTTAATCTGGGAAGCGCATCCGGAGGTTCCTCCGCTTAATCTTACCGGTCGCCCTCCGCGTTCGCATGCCGAGAAAGACGGGAAAGATCGTGACCGATCGCATCATCACTCCGTTCACCGCCGAGTCCACCGCCGCGCAGGTCGTGGACGGCATCGACCTCACCGGCCGCAGGGCCATCGTCACCGGCGGCGCGTCCGGCATCGGCGTCGAGACGGCCCGCGCGCTCGCCGGCGCCGGCGCCGAGGTGACGCTCGCCGTACGCGACCTCCAGGCGGGGGAGCGCACCGCCGAGGACATCATCGCCGCCACCGGCAACAAGCAGGTCCTCGTCGCGCCGCTCGACCTGGCCGACCAGGCGTCCGTCGCGGCGTTCGCCGCCGCCTTCGACGGGCCGCTGCACATCCTGGTGAACAACGCCGGCGTCATGGCCGCGCCAGAAAGCCGCACGCCGCAGGGCTGGGAACTGCAGTTCGCCACCAACCACCTCGGCCACTTCGCGCTCACCACCGCGCTGCACCCGCGTCTCGCCGCCGCCGGCGGCGCGCGCGTGGTGTCGGTCAGCTCCGCGGCCCACCTGCGTTCGCCGGTGGTGTTCGACGACATCCATTTCCGTGAGCGCGCCTACGAGCCGTGGCTCGCGTACGGCCAGTCCAAGACGGCCAACGTGCTGTTCGCCGTGGAGGCCACCCGGCGCTGGGCCGACGACGGCGTCACCGTCAACTCCCTGCACCCCGGCGGCATCCGCACCCGGCTCCAGCGGCACGTCACCGAGGAGGAGCTCGACCGCCTGCGCGCCGCCTCCGGTGGGGCCGCCCCGTGGAAGACCACCGAGCAGGGTGCCGCGACCTCCGTCCTGCTCGCCACGTCCCCTCTGCTGGACGGCGTCGGCGGCCGCTACTTCGAGGACTGCCAGGAAGCCGGGCCGCACCAGCCCGGCACGCGCACCGGGGTCGCCGGCTACGCCGTCGACCCCGAGGCCGCGGCACTGTTGTGGCAGGTCTCCCTCGACACCCTGGCCGCCTGACCCCCGGCACCGGCCGCCGTCCCGTCACGCGAGGGGCGGCGGCCGTCGCGTGTCCCGGACGGGAAGTGGGTCTAGGCGAGTGACACCTGGCGGGTTAAGTTCCTTACAAGATGAGTCGGGGTACGGCGGACCCCCGCTGAGCACAGCGAGCACCGTGGAGGCGTAGCGGCGCGGAAACCGATCACGTGACCGGGCCGTCGTCCACGGCGCCCTCCTGCTCCCGTCCCGCCACCCCGAGGCCGGGCCGGTGAACGGGTCCCCGTATGTCCCTGTCCCGCCGGAGGCGTCCCCACCCTGGCCGCCTCCACGCGTCACCCCCCTCCCCACCCCAGAGGACCGGTATGAGATCACGCTTGACCACGCTCGTCTCGGCACTGGCGCTCGCCCTGGTGGCGGCCCTTCCCGCCACCCAGGCCCCGGCCGCCGCGCTCGCGCCACCGGACATCTCGCTCACCAACGTCAAGGCCCACCTGACGCAGCTGCAGAACATCGCCACCGCCAACGGCGGCAACCGCGCGCACGGCCGGCCCGGCTACCTGGCCTCGGCCAACTACGTCAAAGGCCTGCTGGACTCGGCCGGCTACAGCACCACGTTGCAGTCGTTCACCTACAACGGCGCCACCGGCTACAACGTCATCGCCGACTGGCCCGGCGGCAACCCCGACGACATCCTCATGGTCGGCGCGCACCTGGACAGCGTGACCGCCGGACCCGGCATCAACGACAACGGCTCCGGCAGCGCCGCCATCCTGGAGACGGCCCTCGAGGTGGCACGCCAGTCGCTCGTCCCGACCAAGCACCTGCGGTTCGCCTGGTGGGGAGCCGAGGAGGGCGGACTGCGCGGCTCGACGTACTACGTGAGCAACCTGTCCACCACCGACCGGTCGAAGATCAAGGGGTACTACAACTTCGACATGGTGGCCTCGCCGAACCCCGGCTACTTCCTGTACGACGGCGACGACTCCGACGGGGTGGGCTCGGGTCCCGGCCCGGCCGGGTCGGCCGAGCTGGAGCGGGTGCTGGCCGACTACTTCACCTCCATCGGCGTGCCGACCCGCGGCACCGACTTCGACGGCCGGTCCGACTACGGGCCGTTCATCTCGCGCGGCATCCCGGCCGGCGGCACGTTCACCGGCGCCGAGGGCACCAAGACCAGCGCGCAGGCGACGCTGTGGGGCGGCACCGCGGGGCAGGCGTTCGACTCGTGCTACCACCGGTCGTGCGACACCACGTCCAACATCAACGACACCGCGCTGAACCGCAACGCCGACGCCATCGCGTACGCCGTGTGGACCGTCGCCGCGGCCCCGGCGCCGGTCGTGGTGTGGCAGGACACCTTCGAGACGGCCACCGGCTGGACCGTCAACCCCTCCGGCACCGACACCGCGACCACCGGCCAGTGGGAGCGCGGCGTGCCGCAGGCCACCACCTCCAGTGGCACCAAGCAGCTCGGCACCACCGTCAGCGGCACCAACGACCTGGTGACCGGACGTCTCGCCGGGACCGCCGCCGGTGACTACGACGTGGACGGCGGCGTCACCACCATCCAGTCCCCGGCGATCACGCTGCCGTCCGGTTCCGGCCTGCGGCTGTCGCTGTCGTGGTACCTGGCGCACGGCAGCAACTCCTCCAGCGCCGACTACCTGCGCGTCCGCGTCGTCGGCTCCAGCACCGTCGTCGTGCTCAACCAGGCCGGCGCCGCGTCCAACCGCGACGGCGCCTGGAGCACCGCCTCGGCCGACATCTCCTCCCTGGCCGGCCAGACCGTCCGCGTGGTGATCGACGCCGCCGACGCCTCCACCGCCAGCCTGGTCGAGGCCGG
The window above is part of the Sphaerisporangium rubeum genome. Proteins encoded here:
- a CDS encoding SDR family NAD(P)-dependent oxidoreductase → MTDRIITPFTAESTAAQVVDGIDLTGRRAIVTGGASGIGVETARALAGAGAEVTLAVRDLQAGERTAEDIIAATGNKQVLVAPLDLADQASVAAFAAAFDGPLHILVNNAGVMAAPESRTPQGWELQFATNHLGHFALTTALHPRLAAAGGARVVSVSSAAHLRSPVVFDDIHFRERAYEPWLAYGQSKTANVLFAVEATRRWADDGVTVNSLHPGGIRTRLQRHVTEEELDRLRAASGGAAPWKTTEQGAATSVLLATSPLLDGVGGRYFEDCQEAGPHQPGTRTGVAGYAVDPEAAALLWQVSLDTLAA
- a CDS encoding M28 family metallopeptidase gives rise to the protein MTTLVSALALALVAALPATQAPAAALAPPDISLTNVKAHLTQLQNIATANGGNRAHGRPGYLASANYVKGLLDSAGYSTTLQSFTYNGATGYNVIADWPGGNPDDILMVGAHLDSVTAGPGINDNGSGSAAILETALEVARQSLVPTKHLRFAWWGAEEGGLRGSTYYVSNLSTTDRSKIKGYYNFDMVASPNPGYFLYDGDDSDGVGSGPGPAGSAELERVLADYFTSIGVPTRGTDFDGRSDYGPFISRGIPAGGTFTGAEGTKTSAQATLWGGTAGQAFDSCYHRSCDTTSNINDTALNRNADAIAYAVWTVAAAPAPVVVWQDTFETATGWTVNPSGTDTATTGQWERGVPQATTSSGTKQLGTTVSGTNDLVTGRLAGTAAGDYDVDGGVTTIQSPAITLPSGSGLRLSLSWYLAHGSNSSSADYLRVRVVGSSTVVVLNQAGAASNRDGAWSTASADISSLAGQTVRVVIDAADASTASLVEAGVDDVRVTR